In Poecilia reticulata strain Guanapo linkage group LG17, Guppy_female_1.0+MT, whole genome shotgun sequence, the following proteins share a genomic window:
- the LOC103479973 gene encoding tripartite motif-containing protein 16-like, giving the protein MAQGIQLDREKFCCSLCTNLLRNPVTVPCGHIFCMICINKRLDNEARSGIYSCPQCKEFFISRPTLVKNSVIALVVEQLKKTEVQPEVPDLYREAEFIDVTCDFCSERKVKAVKSCLQCMASYCATHLQPHNEVPPLRKHKLVEPTASLEESICPVHQEVMKMFCKTDQRCICYLCSKDGHKGHNKVSMEAERTERQKELQTVRQKIQLRIVEKKKDVKTFQQEEDAVSHAADRALTTTDVVFTGLIETIEEKLSLMRDKMNSQQSIELGRFRKVRSKVEEEIMELKRKDIELDKLSRTEDHANFLLKFPSLSRLSVPREQPTIRIRHQRNFDRVPATVSEAKKRLHKVLDEECEKILLAITGATALPNMSEPKSEEDTRKRRPDFYHTVEMSKPAVRQTTTQFMQAKLLQNLDSTTPSRPSYLKPKLPDPSGSFRHPKQKSEDLSSSENFAEKMVTFEPKKNFFPERGYENPDVIPPNNKPDVLPDRPLPLPVPVRGKGNVLRTRENFLEHACQITLNPDTAFPKLLLTKENRKVTFVSEEQDYPNHPDRFIYTWQVLSQQSLSGRCYLEVERSGKGVMVAMAYKGISRAGTFSDCMFGQNSTSWGLDCFQNSCEFRHNNNKTPIPGTWSSRVGVYLDHRAGILAFYSVFKTMTLLHRVETTFTEPLYVGLWLSDGATVEICKLE; this is encoded by the coding sequence ATGGCTCAAGGGATTCAACTGGATCGAGAGAAGTTCTGCTGCTCTCTCTGCACCAATCTGCTCAGAAATCCAGTGACCGTACCTTGTGGTCACATCTTCTGCATGATCTGCATCAACAAACGCTTGGACAATGAAGCACGGTCAGGCATCTACAGCTGCCCTCAATGCAAAGAGTTCTTCATATCAAGGCCCACCTTGGTTAAAAACAGCGTGATAGCACTTGTAGTCGAACAATTGAAGAAGACCGAAGTCCAACCTGAGGTTCCAGATCTGTACCGTGAAGCTGAATTCATAGACGTAACTTGTGATTTTTGCTCTGAGAGGAAGGTGAAAGCTGTAAAGTCCTGCCTGCAATGTATGGCTTCCTACTGCGCCACACATCTCCAGCCGCACAACGAGGTGCCTCCTTTAAGGAAGCACAAGTTGGTGGAACCAACCGCAAGTCTCGAGGAGAGCATCTGTCCTGTGCATCAAGAAGTGATGAAGATGTTCTGCAAGACCGATCAGCGTTGCATCTGTTATCTCTGCTCCAAGGACGGCCACAAAGGCCACAACAAAGTCTCAATGGAAGCTGAAAGGACGGAGAGACAGAAGGAGCTTCAGACGGTTCGGCAAAAGATCCAGCTGAGGATCgtagagaagaagaaagatgtGAAGACTTTTCAGCAGGAGGAAGATGCAGTAAGTCATGCTGCTGATAGAGCACTGACTACTACTGATGTGGTTTTTACAGGACTCATTGAGACAATAGAGGAAAAACTCTCTCTTATGAGGGACAAGATGAATTCTCAACAGAGCATTGAACTGGGTCGCTTCAGAAAAGTTCGGAGTAAAGTGGAGGAGGAGATTATGGAGTTGAAAAGGAAAGATATTGAACTGGACAAACTGTCTCGTACAGAAGACCATGCTaattttttgttgaagtttccGTCATTGTCTCGTCTGAGTGTTCCTAGAGAACAGCCAACCATCAGGATCCGCCACCAGCGTAACTTTGATCGAGTTCCTGCCACTGTTTCAGAGGCCAAAAAGAGACTGCACAAGGTTCTCGATGAAGAATGTGAAAAGATTCTGCTTGCAATTACTGGTGCTACGGCTTTGCCTAATATGTCTGAACCAAAATCTGAAGAGGACACCAGGAAGCGCAGACCTGATTTCTATCACACTGTAGAAATGTCCAAACCAGCAGTTAGACAGACCACCACTCAGTTTATGCAAGCCAAACTCTTGCAGAACCTTGATAGTACCACACCTTCCAGACCAAGCTATTTAAAACCCAAGCTTCCTGACCCCAGTGGTAGCTTCAGACATCCCAAACAAAAGTCAGAAGACTTATCCAGCAGTGAAAACTTTGCTGAGAAAATGGTTACGTTTGAACCAAAGAAAAACTTCTTCCCTGAAAGGGGATATGAAAATCCTGATGTTATACCACCAAATAATAAACCTGATGTTTTACCTGACAGACCTCTGCCTCTTCCTGTCCCTGTAAGAggcaaaggaaatgttttaagaaCTAGAGAAAACTTCCTGGAACATGCCTGCCAAATCACACTGAATCCAGACACCGCATTCCCAAAACTGTTGCTAACTAAGGAGAacagaaaagtaacatttgtaAGCGAAGAACAAGATTATCCCAACCACCCAGACAGGTTTATTTACACCTGGCAGGTCCTGAGTCAACAGAGCCTTAGTGGCCGCTGCTACCTGGAAGTGGAGAGGAGCGGGAAGGGAGTCATGGTGGCGATGGCTTACAAAGGCATCAGTAGAGCAGGGACCTTCAGCGACTGCATGTTTGGACAAAACAGCACCTCTTGGGGTCTTGATTGTTTTCAGAACAGCTGCGAGTTCagacacaacaacaacaagactCCCATCCCAGGCACATGGTCCTCCAGAGTGGGAGTGTACCTGGATCACAGAGCAGGTATTCTGGCTTTCTACAGCGTCTTTAAAACCATGACGCTCCTGCACAGAGTCGAGACCACATTCACCGAGCCGCTCTACGTTGGACTCTGGCTCTCAGATGGAGCAACTGTGGAGATCTGCAAACTAGAGTAG